Proteins co-encoded in one Rhodopirellula bahusiensis genomic window:
- a CDS encoding type II secretion system minor pseudopilin, giving the protein MSSPNKPLRNVEESLSDPTVAFAAKPIGRQNRRRGFFLVLVLIVIAVATMAVYSFTDLMIAADETAYLTGDLVQARATVDSGIEAVRLTLAQPSSLREDAGGVFNNPNMFQGVPITDGSLGNPTSNFTVLAPGLTEMGTLGGIRYGLQNESARLNVNALVVLEENSEAISMLTGLSGGSVDAEGILGGATASEDSDVSTENIAVTLLMTLPGMDVTIADAILDWIDEDTEPRENGCEDEYYTSLATPYAAANGPIQTVEELLLVRGVTPQLLFGADSNRNGVLDSDEQQRYAASIETPGVLGWASYLTVHGAEANKTMDGDFRVNINGDDLEVLYEELMTAIGDEVFASFIVAYRIGGQSSLADSVASGASAEALAAQGIAAQDAANADSESEGTVLPWSVDALAAFDLTGGADIEFNQVLDLIDAKVTQEQNGETVTYTSPLIGEPTLLAEFLPFLMDQLTTQDGDVLPGRINLNECPAELLMGVPLVDSDTMTAILEARSQDSGGTTSDRTHETWPLTEGLVTVDQMRALLPLVTARGDVFRAQVIGFDSGSGLAARGEAIIDATTPNPRIVHYRDLTHLGRGFDLSVLGGNIVVPDNN; this is encoded by the coding sequence ATGTCGTCGCCGAATAAGCCTTTGCGAAACGTCGAAGAGTCGTTGAGCGATCCAACCGTTGCTTTCGCCGCGAAACCTATTGGACGCCAGAATCGTCGACGTGGGTTCTTTTTGGTGTTGGTTCTGATCGTGATTGCGGTCGCGACGATGGCGGTTTACTCGTTCACCGATTTGATGATCGCGGCGGACGAGACTGCTTATCTGACTGGCGATTTGGTTCAAGCAAGAGCGACGGTCGACTCCGGAATCGAAGCGGTTCGTTTGACATTGGCTCAGCCGTCATCGCTGCGTGAAGATGCGGGCGGCGTCTTCAATAACCCAAACATGTTTCAGGGAGTGCCGATCACTGATGGATCGCTGGGCAACCCGACCAGCAACTTCACGGTGTTGGCTCCCGGTCTGACTGAAATGGGAACGCTCGGTGGCATTCGTTATGGCTTGCAAAACGAATCGGCTCGTTTGAACGTCAACGCATTGGTCGTGCTCGAGGAAAACTCAGAAGCGATCAGCATGTTGACGGGTTTGTCGGGCGGCAGTGTCGACGCGGAAGGTATCCTTGGCGGTGCGACTGCTTCGGAAGATTCAGATGTGTCAACGGAAAACATCGCCGTGACGTTGTTGATGACGTTGCCGGGAATGGACGTCACCATCGCCGACGCGATCTTGGATTGGATCGACGAAGACACCGAGCCGCGTGAGAACGGTTGCGAGGATGAGTATTACACTTCGCTGGCCACACCCTACGCCGCAGCCAATGGTCCCATTCAAACGGTCGAGGAACTGTTGTTGGTTCGCGGTGTCACGCCTCAGTTGTTGTTCGGGGCGGACAGCAATCGAAATGGCGTTTTAGATTCCGACGAACAACAGCGCTACGCCGCCAGCATCGAAACACCGGGCGTGCTTGGATGGGCCAGCTACTTGACCGTGCACGGGGCCGAAGCGAACAAGACGATGGATGGCGATTTTCGAGTCAACATCAACGGCGATGATCTGGAAGTGCTCTACGAAGAACTGATGACCGCAATCGGTGACGAAGTCTTCGCATCCTTCATTGTCGCTTACCGCATCGGGGGACAGTCATCGCTGGCCGACTCGGTCGCCAGTGGTGCGAGTGCGGAAGCGTTGGCAGCTCAAGGCATCGCAGCTCAAGACGCGGCGAACGCTGACTCCGAATCCGAAGGAACCGTTCTGCCCTGGTCCGTCGACGCGTTGGCTGCATTCGATTTGACCGGGGGAGCCGACATTGAGTTCAACCAGGTGCTTGATTTGATCGACGCGAAAGTCACTCAAGAGCAAAACGGTGAGACCGTCACTTACACCTCGCCGTTGATCGGAGAGCCAACCTTGCTGGCTGAGTTCCTGCCGTTTCTGATGGATCAACTAACGACGCAAGACGGCGACGTTTTGCCGGGCCGAATCAACCTGAACGAGTGTCCGGCGGAATTGCTGATGGGAGTACCGTTGGTTGATAGCGATACGATGACCGCCATTCTCGAGGCGCGTTCACAAGACAGCGGCGGAACGACTTCCGACCGGACTCACGAAACTTGGCCACTCACCGAGGGTTTAGTCACCGTGGACCAGATGCGAGCCTTGTTGCCATTGGTGACCGCTCGCGGTGACGTCTTCCGGGCTCAGGTCATCGGCTTCGATTCGGGCTCCGGTTTGGCCGCACGTGGCGAAGCCATCATCGACGCAACCACGCCAAATCCACGCATCGTTCATTACCGAGACCTGACCCATTTAGGTCGCGGGTTTGATCTGTCGGTCCTGGGCGGAAACATCGTGGTTCCGGACAACAACTGA
- the nusA gene encoding transcription termination factor NusA, with product MNPQDILRYVDSLHRDKNIDPELLFQAIESALQSAAKKQYGEESDVIVSISRDNGAIAATLAGEPLGDDQIGRIGAQTAKQVIIQKVREAERDALMLEYRDQIGEIVSGMIGRADGGVATVNLGNVEAILPRSEQIPGESLHANERVRAIVFEVRPSGGNRVRVVLSRTRPQFVQRLFEQEIPELNDGVIAIKSISREPGYRSKVAVSSEDQQIDPISVCVGYRGSRIKAVREELAGEHIDVVRYDSDPEILIPNALQPAEVDQVLLCDMIGRAIVLVQEDQLSLAIGRRGQNVRLASKLCGWDIEIMTNSELEEQIERAVGGFSQIPGITEEIAQALVEQGYLSYDDLSVIEPDLFMEMSGLSEAEVDRIVETAESNAEEAEQAAAEERRVRRDQERTDQSAPAKTKAPAPEAAAEEATAETVEAESTDAAEGDQPAAEVATETQEATSTEEAPVEPADEASEPVAEEGEAESVESEPVAEAMESSEAEGNKQEG from the coding sequence ATGAATCCGCAAGACATTTTGCGATACGTCGATTCGCTGCATCGCGATAAAAACATCGACCCCGAACTTCTGTTTCAGGCGATTGAGTCGGCCCTGCAGAGTGCCGCGAAGAAGCAGTACGGCGAAGAGTCAGACGTAATCGTGTCGATCAGTCGCGACAACGGAGCGATCGCTGCAACCTTGGCTGGCGAACCTCTCGGCGATGATCAAATCGGTCGAATCGGAGCTCAGACGGCAAAGCAAGTCATCATCCAAAAGGTCCGCGAAGCAGAACGCGACGCGTTGATGTTGGAATACCGCGACCAGATCGGTGAGATCGTCAGCGGAATGATCGGGCGCGCCGACGGCGGCGTCGCAACCGTTAACTTGGGCAACGTCGAAGCCATCCTGCCGCGTAGTGAACAGATTCCTGGCGAGAGCCTGCATGCGAACGAACGCGTCCGTGCAATCGTATTTGAAGTCCGTCCATCCGGTGGCAACCGCGTTCGCGTTGTGTTGTCTCGCACCCGGCCACAGTTCGTCCAGCGATTGTTTGAACAAGAAATTCCAGAGCTGAATGATGGCGTGATCGCGATCAAGTCGATTTCCCGCGAACCGGGTTATCGCAGCAAGGTTGCCGTCAGCAGCGAAGATCAGCAGATCGATCCCATCAGCGTCTGCGTCGGTTATCGCGGCAGTCGCATCAAAGCCGTTCGCGAAGAATTGGCCGGTGAGCACATCGACGTGGTTCGCTATGACAGCGATCCCGAGATCTTGATCCCCAACGCATTGCAGCCCGCTGAAGTCGACCAAGTTTTGTTGTGTGACATGATTGGTCGCGCGATCGTCTTGGTTCAAGAAGACCAGCTTTCGCTCGCGATTGGTCGTCGTGGACAAAACGTGCGTCTGGCCAGCAAGCTTTGCGGTTGGGACATCGAAATCATGACCAACTCTGAGCTCGAAGAACAAATCGAACGAGCCGTGGGTGGATTCAGCCAGATCCCAGGCATCACAGAAGAAATTGCTCAGGCATTGGTCGAGCAGGGCTACTTGTCCTACGACGATTTGTCTGTCATCGAACCCGATCTGTTCATGGAAATGAGCGGATTGAGCGAAGCGGAAGTCGATCGGATCGTCGAAACGGCGGAATCCAACGCGGAAGAGGCCGAACAGGCTGCCGCGGAAGAACGCCGCGTTCGAAGAGATCAAGAGCGAACCGACCAGAGTGCTCCCGCCAAGACGAAAGCTCCGGCTCCCGAGGCCGCTGCGGAAGAAGCAACTGCTGAAACAGTGGAAGCTGAGAGCACCGACGCAGCCGAAGGCGACCAGCCTGCTGCGGAAGTTGCGACCGAAACACAGGAGGCTACCTCCACCGAAGAGGCCCCCGTCGAACCCGCTGATGAAGCCAGCGAGCCAGTGGCGGAAGAGGGCGAGGCTGAATCCGTTGAATCGGAGCCAGTTGCCGAGGCGATGGAATCGTCCGAGGCCGAAGGTAACAAGCAGGAAGGCTGA
- a CDS encoding type IV pilus biogenesis protein PilM produces the protein MTKKVAVDWDEQQIRIVVGEVSGKQTRIVDAAILPIQTAGVGTTLRKWIQEHGLEKSECLVAVGRDSAELRQMEFPPVPDEELPDMIRFQAVRTFASAGDSATVDYLPTSRTEKGVRAIVSATGANKLDPIRKAISEAGMNVGRIALRPIAAAALYQIILRDKTNDSTRSTLALIDLVGDEAEIVLFRGRDVSFVRSVRLPSQSPARVNALAGELRRSMIACGASGSPCDIAIWGTPDRHRDELDQLADRLDQGQDTPSEKRLINPLQIVDCDSSVEPSVGETVGRLAPLVGLLVADEAHADRLIDFANPREYIPPSTNRGKMAAMIGIPAALVLGLGWLFWSQLSSRDTEIDRLEAANAQMRDQVKTADASVQRTERIDQFLDADVNWLEEIDRLAGALPPSDQLILKQVSAQSDSRQGGGRMVVSGLVTSPDVIDEMESSLRDESHRVVGDGASQVDTEDAYRWQIRETVSVGSESVRADRYERIAKLAEEETAAESTSEAEGEPKPDPDGTPPDTETQEASQSASLNVNVQPEVQS, from the coding sequence ATGACTAAAAAAGTAGCCGTCGATTGGGACGAACAGCAGATTCGCATTGTGGTCGGAGAGGTCTCCGGCAAACAAACGCGAATCGTTGATGCCGCGATTTTGCCGATTCAAACCGCCGGTGTGGGAACCACGCTGCGCAAATGGATCCAAGAACACGGGCTGGAAAAATCGGAGTGCTTGGTCGCGGTTGGACGCGATTCGGCAGAGCTTCGTCAGATGGAATTCCCACCGGTGCCGGACGAAGAATTGCCGGACATGATCCGCTTTCAGGCGGTGCGAACTTTTGCGTCCGCCGGCGATAGCGCGACGGTGGATTACTTGCCGACCAGTCGCACCGAGAAAGGTGTCCGGGCGATCGTTTCGGCAACCGGTGCGAACAAGCTTGATCCGATTCGCAAAGCGATCAGCGAAGCCGGCATGAACGTCGGGCGGATTGCACTGCGTCCGATCGCTGCTGCCGCGCTGTATCAGATCATTTTAAGAGACAAGACCAATGATTCGACTCGATCGACGTTGGCACTGATTGACTTGGTCGGCGACGAAGCCGAGATCGTTTTGTTTCGTGGCCGCGATGTTTCGTTTGTTCGGTCCGTCCGTTTGCCATCGCAATCGCCTGCACGAGTCAATGCGTTGGCCGGTGAGCTTCGTCGCAGCATGATCGCGTGTGGCGCGTCGGGTTCCCCATGTGACATCGCAATTTGGGGAACGCCCGATCGCCATCGCGATGAGCTGGATCAGCTTGCCGATCGCTTGGATCAAGGTCAGGACACGCCATCTGAAAAGCGGTTGATCAACCCACTTCAAATTGTCGACTGCGATTCATCGGTGGAGCCTTCCGTTGGTGAAACCGTCGGCCGTTTGGCACCACTGGTTGGATTGCTGGTCGCGGATGAAGCTCATGCGGATCGCCTGATCGATTTCGCGAATCCGCGAGAGTACATTCCGCCCTCCACCAATCGTGGCAAGATGGCCGCGATGATTGGTATCCCTGCCGCACTGGTGCTGGGGTTGGGGTGGTTGTTCTGGAGTCAGCTCAGTTCGCGTGACACTGAGATCGATCGATTGGAAGCAGCCAATGCCCAGATGCGAGACCAAGTGAAGACGGCCGACGCGAGTGTGCAACGCACAGAGCGGATTGATCAATTCCTCGACGCAGATGTGAACTGGTTGGAAGAGATCGACCGTTTGGCAGGAGCTCTGCCGCCGTCGGATCAGTTGATTCTGAAACAGGTTTCCGCTCAGTCAGATTCTCGCCAAGGTGGTGGACGGATGGTCGTTTCGGGGTTGGTAACATCGCCTGATGTGATCGACGAAATGGAATCGTCCTTGCGAGACGAATCGCACCGCGTTGTGGGCGATGGGGCCAGTCAGGTCGATACAGAAGATGCCTACCGCTGGCAAATTCGTGAAACGGTGTCTGTCGGAAGCGAAAGCGTTCGTGCAGATCGTTACGAGCGAATTGCGAAGCTGGCGGAAGAGGAGACGGCCGCCGAATCCACGAGCGAAGCGGAGGGCGAACCGAAGCCGGACCCCGATGGGACGCCGCCTGATACGGAGACCCAAGAAGCTTCTCAGTCTGCGAGCCTCAACGTGAACGTTCAACCGGAGGTGCAGTCATGA
- the rbfA gene encoding 30S ribosome-binding factor RbfA, which produces MSSRRLLKAAEAIREVVANAIVTEVRDPRVRDVTVIGVEVSPDMREAKVKVSVMGDETQKNLSLRGLQNSAGFLQSKIANRMDTRYTPKLRFEVDRGQENAMTVGEILARIRQEKDGATDDRDQNDSGDDATPHSND; this is translated from the coding sequence TTGTCCAGTCGACGTTTGCTCAAAGCCGCCGAAGCGATCCGCGAAGTGGTCGCGAATGCGATCGTGACCGAAGTTCGCGATCCGCGCGTCCGTGATGTCACTGTCATCGGCGTGGAGGTTTCACCCGACATGCGTGAGGCCAAAGTCAAAGTCAGCGTGATGGGCGACGAGACGCAAAAGAATTTGTCATTGCGTGGTTTGCAAAATTCGGCTGGCTTCCTGCAAAGCAAAATTGCCAACCGAATGGACACCCGCTACACGCCAAAGTTGCGGTTCGAGGTCGATCGAGGCCAAGAGAACGCGATGACGGTCGGCGAGATTCTTGCCCGGATTCGGCAAGAAAAAGATGGCGCGACCGACGATCGTGACCAAAATGATTCTGGCGATGACGCCACTCCCCACTCAAACGATTGA
- the infB gene encoding translation initiation factor IF-2, producing the protein MPVRIYALAKELNLDSKELVDVVKKAGITGKGSALASLSDDEAQQVRGHLAGSAAKSEPKPKAAPPTKDTPTAPVAPVRDLSGATGRKPSAINVGRSAKPAEAAESPAAPVEPVRDGGRPVGKPAPIVRTPKLAPAPEAKAPEPAPADSSPKPEVRLPKTGGVGTGMASPSGRGIGMGAKTDGSSTKPDSAASAPSVPGPKSDSGGRKAPESPKRESAPVASSDDDGSSNKGGGLASRIAGRMGNNSSGRVVPNTPGTPLSAVRRDSASAGGKMRSLDRSRNRPEEGGKPGEAGKSKKREPRIKVNLAQLPNAPAKPAAPTGSSGPAAQKPDIKLTRDVIEGHKQGMKAPLARLEQDEADKKQRGKKTAEGTVGLAGRKRIIDEDEKPKKKGLAGMASARAERQRGGGGRRIIGSDGGDRHHYRRSRPRIRRKGVNTAAPRKDKVQIELPCTVRNFCEASGLTVADVMRTLMGMGMMVNINADIDFETAELLATEHDLDIELKAAESLEQELITEIEETADAPDTLVARPPVVTFLGHVDHGKTSLLDHLVGINVVKGEAGGITQHIRAYKIDKDGRSVTFVDTPGHEAFTEMRARGANVTDIAVLVVAADDGIMPQTEEAISHAKAAEVPIVVAMNKIDLEGVDPNRVMTQLTEHQLTPSEWGGDVEIVRTSATQGTGMDELLDTLLTIAELNEYSANPNRSALGVCLESEQQGDRGVVAKLIVQNGTLRVGDILVCGPAHGRVRAMQDTLTGKSITEAGPSTPVSLMGLDTPPGAGDRFHVLKDISQAREIANAREGESSRQSLSGITTKVSFDSFQEMLEDGKLGASADNVKLNLIIRADARGSLEAIDKELSKFDHPEVEIRVLQRSVGGISLADATLASASDAVILGFNVIPDDKARSLAEERGVEIRRYDVIYKLTDDIRALIEGRLKPEERVVELGRALVKQVFSISRVGTIAGCYVAQGSIQRNCRIRVNRDGRTIGDYQLDTLRRIKEDVKEVPRGMECGIRLQGFNDIKQDDVLEAYKIEEVARKLD; encoded by the coding sequence GTGCCAGTACGCATTTACGCGCTCGCCAAAGAACTGAATCTCGACAGCAAAGAACTCGTTGATGTGGTGAAAAAAGCCGGCATCACGGGCAAAGGTTCCGCGCTGGCCAGTCTCTCAGATGATGAGGCCCAGCAAGTGCGAGGTCATCTCGCCGGTTCCGCTGCGAAGTCTGAACCAAAACCCAAAGCTGCACCTCCGACGAAGGATACGCCCACGGCTCCCGTCGCACCCGTTCGAGACTTGAGCGGAGCGACCGGTCGAAAGCCATCTGCGATCAATGTGGGACGCTCTGCCAAGCCCGCTGAGGCTGCCGAAAGCCCCGCCGCACCGGTGGAGCCCGTTCGCGACGGAGGCCGCCCGGTCGGCAAACCCGCACCGATCGTCCGCACGCCCAAGTTGGCGCCCGCACCCGAAGCAAAAGCTCCGGAGCCCGCACCAGCTGACAGTTCGCCCAAACCCGAAGTTCGGCTGCCAAAAACTGGCGGTGTTGGAACGGGCATGGCGTCTCCAAGTGGACGTGGGATTGGCATGGGTGCGAAAACGGATGGTTCTTCGACCAAACCGGACTCGGCCGCATCCGCGCCCAGTGTCCCTGGTCCAAAATCGGATTCCGGTGGACGCAAGGCTCCTGAGTCCCCCAAGCGTGAATCGGCACCAGTCGCTTCGTCGGACGACGATGGTTCGTCCAACAAGGGCGGTGGATTGGCAAGCCGAATCGCGGGCCGAATGGGGAACAACTCCTCCGGCCGTGTCGTTCCCAATACACCCGGAACGCCATTGTCAGCCGTTCGTCGCGACTCCGCTTCGGCAGGTGGAAAGATGCGGTCGCTGGACCGTTCGCGAAATCGCCCTGAAGAGGGTGGCAAGCCCGGCGAAGCTGGCAAGTCGAAGAAACGTGAACCACGGATCAAAGTGAATTTGGCTCAATTGCCAAACGCACCTGCCAAGCCAGCTGCTCCGACCGGCAGTTCCGGCCCGGCGGCGCAAAAGCCAGATATCAAGCTGACTCGTGATGTCATCGAAGGACACAAGCAGGGCATGAAGGCTCCGCTTGCTCGTCTGGAACAAGACGAAGCGGACAAGAAGCAGCGTGGCAAGAAGACAGCGGAAGGCACCGTTGGACTTGCGGGACGCAAACGCATCATCGACGAAGACGAAAAGCCAAAGAAGAAGGGCTTGGCCGGCATGGCCAGTGCTCGGGCCGAACGTCAACGCGGTGGCGGTGGTCGTCGGATCATCGGTTCCGATGGCGGCGATCGTCATCACTACCGACGTTCGCGTCCTCGGATCCGTCGGAAGGGCGTCAACACCGCGGCACCTCGGAAAGACAAGGTTCAGATCGAATTGCCGTGTACCGTTCGCAACTTCTGCGAAGCATCCGGGTTGACCGTCGCTGACGTGATGCGAACCCTGATGGGCATGGGCATGATGGTGAACATCAATGCCGACATCGATTTCGAAACCGCCGAACTTCTCGCGACCGAGCACGATCTCGACATCGAGTTGAAGGCTGCTGAATCGCTCGAACAAGAGCTGATCACCGAAATCGAAGAAACGGCCGACGCTCCAGATACCTTGGTCGCTCGACCGCCTGTGGTGACTTTCCTCGGTCACGTTGACCACGGTAAAACCAGCTTGCTGGATCACTTGGTTGGCATCAATGTCGTCAAGGGCGAAGCCGGCGGGATCACCCAGCACATCCGTGCTTACAAAATTGATAAAGACGGCCGCTCGGTCACCTTCGTCGACACTCCTGGTCATGAAGCATTTACCGAAATGCGTGCCCGTGGTGCCAACGTGACCGACATCGCGGTTTTGGTTGTGGCTGCCGATGACGGCATCATGCCGCAAACCGAAGAAGCCATCAGCCACGCGAAAGCGGCCGAAGTGCCGATCGTTGTCGCGATGAACAAGATCGACTTGGAAGGCGTGGATCCAAACCGCGTTATGACTCAACTGACCGAGCATCAGCTCACTCCTAGTGAATGGGGTGGCGATGTCGAAATCGTTCGAACCAGTGCCACACAAGGCACCGGGATGGATGAGTTGCTGGACACGTTGCTGACGATTGCTGAACTGAACGAGTACTCCGCGAACCCGAATCGATCGGCGTTGGGCGTGTGCTTGGAATCGGAACAGCAAGGTGATCGCGGTGTGGTCGCCAAACTGATCGTTCAAAACGGTACGCTTCGTGTTGGTGATATCTTGGTGTGCGGTCCGGCCCACGGCCGAGTGCGTGCGATGCAAGACACACTGACGGGCAAGTCGATCACGGAAGCTGGTCCTAGCACGCCAGTCAGCCTGATGGGCTTGGATACGCCTCCCGGTGCCGGCGATCGTTTCCACGTCCTGAAAGACATCTCGCAAGCACGCGAAATTGCGAATGCTCGTGAGGGTGAATCAAGCCGTCAGAGCCTGTCAGGGATCACGACCAAGGTCAGCTTTGACTCTTTCCAAGAGATGTTGGAAGACGGCAAGCTTGGTGCTTCCGCTGACAACGTGAAGTTGAACTTGATCATCCGTGCCGACGCCCGTGGTTCGCTCGAAGCGATCGACAAAGAGCTGAGCAAATTCGATCATCCTGAAGTGGAAATTCGAGTTCTGCAACGCAGTGTCGGTGGTATCTCATTGGCAGATGCAACGCTCGCAAGTGCTTCCGATGCGGTCATCCTGGGCTTCAATGTCATCCCCGATGACAAAGCTCGATCGTTGGCTGAAGAACGTGGTGTTGAAATTCGTCGCTACGACGTCATCTACAAATTGACCGATGACATCCGTGCGTTGATCGAAGGACGCTTGAAACCGGAAGAACGTGTGGTCGAACTCGGCCGTGCGTTGGTCAAGCAGGTCTTCTCGATCAGCCGAGTCGGCACGATCGCAGGTTGTTACGTCGCTCAAGGTTCGATCCAGCGGAATTGCCGGATTCGAGTCAACCGAGACGGACGAACGATTGGCGATTATCAGCTCGACACCCTTCGCCGGATCAAGGAAGACGTCAAGGAAGTGCCACGCGGCATGGAATGCGGTATCCGTCTGCAAGGCTTCAACGACATCAAACAAGACGATGTGTTGGAAGCTTACAAGATTGAAGAAGTCGCTCGAAAACTAGATTGA
- a CDS encoding YebC/PmpR family DNA-binding transcriptional regulator — MAGHSKWANIQHRKGRVDAQRGKMWSKLSKAIIVSAKMGGGDPALNIRLRKAIDDAKAVSMPKDNIERAIKRGTGELDGDAVEEVLYEGYGPGGVAVMCLALTDNRNRTAPELRTMFGKFGGELGKTGCVSYLFERKGIFVFGDGADEEKVTELALENGADDVEVDDEGKIQVTCTPEAFSDLEVAFDEASMDTEVSEVTQVASTNVDLDDSVSGKVLSLLEALDDHDDIQTVSTNANFPSESVSE, encoded by the coding sequence ATGGCAGGTCACAGTAAATGGGCGAACATCCAGCACCGCAAAGGGCGAGTTGACGCCCAGCGGGGCAAGATGTGGAGCAAGCTCAGCAAGGCGATCATTGTTTCGGCAAAGATGGGTGGTGGCGATCCTGCGCTCAACATCCGATTGCGGAAAGCGATTGATGACGCCAAAGCGGTCTCGATGCCAAAGGACAACATCGAACGGGCCATCAAGCGTGGCACCGGTGAGCTGGATGGCGATGCCGTTGAAGAAGTGCTCTACGAAGGTTACGGCCCCGGTGGCGTCGCCGTGATGTGCTTGGCACTGACTGACAACCGCAACCGGACCGCTCCTGAGCTTCGGACGATGTTTGGAAAATTCGGCGGCGAGCTCGGTAAAACCGGATGCGTGTCGTACCTCTTTGAACGCAAGGGCATCTTCGTCTTTGGTGACGGTGCGGACGAAGAGAAAGTCACGGAGCTCGCTTTGGAAAACGGAGCGGACGACGTGGAGGTCGACGATGAAGGCAAGATTCAAGTGACTTGCACTCCCGAGGCTTTTAGCGATCTGGAAGTCGCGTTCGACGAAGCGAGTATGGACACCGAAGTCAGTGAAGTCACGCAGGTCGCCTCCACCAACGTGGATTTGGACGACAGCGTTTCAGGCAAGGTTCTGTCATTGCTAGAAGCTTTGGATGACCACGACGACATCCAAACCGTCAGCACGAACGCAAACTTTCCTTCCGAGTCGGTTTCGGAATAG
- a CDS encoding glycoside hydrolase family 55 protein yields MRDRILFFGMVLTLGLLPVEDARSDDPPVPEIETLGPSERTSSTWIVGDHVLEKSRSINATDFGLSAGSDSDQSVALAKAISHAANSPGIDTVYIPSGTYRFSRPIQLRSGVNLIGDGVGKTILESRRLRSYLLNARRINGSKAFVTGLTLRNRYRTVAMYEVSNLHFHHVEFAGGIVRLEGCSDISLEGNLFRDNLGKSGYASDNCDRIRIVHNRFDSIENGSINLSRHRDCYVAWNEITAESLLDSGYAGIRLPNDAMNNLVEHNFIENHGRGIFVLSSSENNVIRKNVVLGSTKQGVLIQSSDNRLESNVIVDAGEQSIYVVDAVASSSPTPSIADHNQLLRNLVYDTRSQRGDRFIALKVSTEGNTVVGNVVSSEHGREFKAIQSGGGNVERDNEYRRDVDQDQVRSLVKSIKERVAEHLELDESGQSSVLDSSGGR; encoded by the coding sequence ATGCGAGATCGCATTCTCTTCTTCGGCATGGTGTTGACGCTTGGTTTGCTTCCGGTCGAGGATGCTCGATCGGATGATCCACCGGTTCCGGAAATAGAAACCCTCGGACCGAGTGAGCGAACATCCAGCACGTGGATCGTCGGCGATCACGTTCTTGAGAAGTCTCGGTCCATCAACGCCACCGATTTCGGTTTGAGTGCGGGCTCCGATTCAGACCAGTCCGTTGCGTTGGCGAAGGCGATCTCGCACGCAGCGAATTCACCCGGCATCGACACGGTTTACATTCCCTCCGGAACGTACCGGTTCTCTCGGCCAATCCAGTTGCGTTCGGGCGTCAACCTCATCGGTGATGGAGTCGGCAAAACCATTTTGGAAAGCCGCAGGCTACGCTCGTATCTGCTGAATGCGCGGCGGATCAACGGGAGCAAAGCCTTCGTCACAGGACTGACGCTACGCAATCGATACCGCACCGTGGCGATGTACGAGGTCAGCAACCTGCATTTTCACCATGTTGAGTTTGCGGGCGGAATCGTCCGGCTCGAAGGTTGTTCGGACATCTCGTTGGAAGGCAACTTGTTTCGAGACAATCTCGGTAAATCGGGCTATGCCAGCGACAACTGCGATCGCATTCGGATCGTCCACAACCGATTCGACTCGATCGAAAACGGTAGCATCAATCTCAGTCGTCATCGCGATTGTTATGTGGCTTGGAATGAGATCACTGCGGAGAGTTTGCTGGATTCCGGGTACGCGGGGATCCGCTTGCCGAATGATGCGATGAACAATTTGGTGGAGCACAATTTCATCGAGAACCACGGTCGCGGGATCTTTGTTCTGTCTTCCTCGGAAAACAATGTCATCCGGAAGAACGTTGTCCTCGGTTCGACCAAGCAGGGTGTGCTGATCCAATCGTCCGACAATCGATTGGAATCGAACGTGATCGTGGATGCGGGAGAGCAGTCCATTTATGTTGTGGACGCGGTCGCAAGTTCCTCGCCGACGCCGTCGATCGCGGATCACAACCAACTCTTACGAAACCTGGTCTACGACACTCGCTCTCAACGTGGTGATCGCTTCATCGCGCTGAAGGTTTCGACGGAGGGGAACACCGTCGTCGGAAACGTTGTTTCGAGCGAGCATGGTCGCGAATTCAAAGCGATTCAGTCCGGCGGCGGGAATGTCGAGCGTGACAACGAGTACCGACGCGATGTTGATCAGGATCAAGTTCGATCGTTGGTGAAATCCATCAAAGAGCGAGTGGCAGAGCATCTGGAATTGGATGAATCGGGCCAAAGCAGCGTTCTGGACTCATCAGGCGGCCGGTGA